From the genome of Pseudomonas helvetica:
ACTGCGCCAGCCACGGCCGGCAGAGTTGAAACGCTGCTCGATACGATCGGCAAAACGGCCGAACGCCACCAGCGGATGCCAGCGCTTGGGTTCGCCCAGCAGCGCATCCAGCGCTACGCCGGCGACACTCAGCAACGCCACACTCATTGACTCACTCCCCAAAAATTCTCGTACAACATTTCACTTAGCGGACGCGCCTGCGCCCAGCCTTCAAGGACCAACATCGGCGCCGGGTAAAACTCCTTGACCGGTCCCAGGCACAACACCGCCAGCGGCTTGGCCCCCGGCGGCAGTCCGAGCAGATCCGCCAAGGCTTGCGGTTCGAACAACGAGACCCAGCCCATGCCCAGACCTTCGGCACGGGACGCCAGCCAAAGATTCTGGATCGCGCAGGACAACGACGCCATGTCCATTTCCGGCAAAGTCCGACGGCCAAAGATATGCCGCTCGCGATCATCCATCAGCGCGGCAACCAGCACTTCGGCGCAATCGTTGATGCCTTCGACTTTCAGCTTCATGAATTCGTCGGAGCGTTCGCCCAGCGCCTCTGCGGTGCGTACCCGCTCCTCTTCCACCAGTTGCTGGATCCTGCCGCGTAACGCTCGGTCGCTGATGCGGATGAACCGCCAGGGCTGCATCAAACCGACACTTGGCGCCCGATGCGCCGCTTCGAGCAACCGCCGAAGCAGTTCGGGCTCGACGCTGCCACCACTGAAGTGACGCATGTCGCGACGCTCGGCAATCGCGCGATACACCGCTTCGCGCTCGGCCTCGGAAAATGCGTTGTCGGTCATGGCCGCTTCGCGGGCGAGCCCGCCTCTACAAGATTCAGGTCTGGCGCAAACAGCGCGGCGATCGCCGATGGATTGGACGG
Proteins encoded in this window:
- the bluB gene encoding 5,6-dimethylbenzimidazole synthase, which translates into the protein MTDNAFSEAEREAVYRAIAERRDMRHFSGGSVEPELLRRLLEAAHRAPSVGLMQPWRFIRISDRALRGRIQQLVEEERVRTAEALGERSDEFMKLKVEGINDCAEVLVAALMDDRERHIFGRRTLPEMDMASLSCAIQNLWLASRAEGLGMGWVSLFEPQALADLLGLPPGAKPLAVLCLGPVKEFYPAPMLVLEGWAQARPLSEMLYENFWGVSQ